A part of Agrobacterium vitis genomic DNA contains:
- a CDS encoding ABC transporter ATP-binding protein has translation MKDARLLRVDGLEATYNHAITALHGVSFSLARGEILALLGANGAGKTTVLKAVSNLLSAERGQINAGSIHFDGVDVTKTSPAALVRAGLVQVLEGRHCFHSLSVEENLTCGGLGRSSSRAEIANDLERIYGLFPRLKEKRRTLSGLTSGGEQQMTAVGRALMSRPRLLVLDEPSMGLAPIVVQDIVRTLRRLNREEGLSILVAEQNSAIALTYAHRATILENGKDVLTGTAREIRERDDVKSFYLGQTNQVVHDHII, from the coding sequence ATGAAAGACGCCAGATTGTTGCGGGTGGACGGGCTGGAAGCCACCTACAATCATGCCATCACCGCTTTGCATGGCGTCAGTTTTTCGCTTGCGCGGGGCGAAATTCTGGCGCTTTTGGGCGCCAATGGAGCGGGCAAGACGACGGTGCTGAAGGCGGTGTCAAACCTTCTTTCGGCAGAGCGCGGACAGATCAATGCAGGGTCTATCCACTTTGACGGCGTAGATGTCACCAAAACAAGCCCGGCGGCGCTGGTCCGCGCTGGCCTGGTACAGGTATTGGAGGGGCGCCATTGCTTTCATAGCCTGTCCGTCGAGGAAAATTTGACGTGCGGCGGTTTGGGACGCAGCAGTTCGCGCGCGGAAATCGCCAATGATCTCGAGCGTATCTATGGGCTCTTTCCCCGACTGAAGGAAAAGCGCCGGACACTGTCGGGCCTTACCTCCGGTGGCGAGCAACAAATGACAGCAGTTGGCCGGGCACTGATGTCGCGCCCACGTTTGCTTGTTCTCGATGAGCCGTCCATGGGCCTTGCCCCCATCGTGGTGCAGGACATCGTTCGCACCCTGCGCCGATTGAACCGGGAAGAGGGGCTGTCCATTCTCGTCGCCGAACAAAATTCAGCGATTGCGCTCACCTATGCGCATCGCGCCACCATTCTCGAAAATGGCAAGGATGTGCTGACTGGCACCGCTCGCGAGATCCGCGAGCGAGACGATGTCAAATCCTTTTATCTCGGACAGACCAATCAGGTGGTGCATGACCATATAATATGA
- a CDS encoding LLM class flavin-dependent oxidoreductase: MTRTIHFNAFDMNCVGHQSPGLWAHPDDRSYTYKDLDYWQNLARTLERGIFDGIFIADVIGYYDVYKGSNFHAIQQAAQIPVNDPLQLAAPIALATEHLGIGITASTSFEHPYTFARRLATADHHTKGRVGWNIVTSYLESGAKNVGQSGLKRHDNRYEIANEYLEVIYKLLEGSWEEGAIVRDPKGRVFTDPAKVHEIGHKGKHFDVPGYGLTEPSPQRTPVLYQAGASGPGKKFAAEHAECVFVAAPTKSVLKAYVAEIRQQAAAAGRDPKALKIYTLITIVTDETEVKAKAKFEDYRQYVSYDGSLVFMSGWSGIDFGQYAPTDVIQKVETNAIHSFVEHIAGGDKSWTIEELAKFGGIGGLGPVFVGAPDQVADILQEWVADTDVDGFNIAYAVTPGSFEDVVNYIVPELQKRGAYPTAYKPGTLREKLFGQGPYLPQNHPADQYRDIEAFKGAKTAPLANAS, encoded by the coding sequence ATGACCAGGACAATTCACTTCAACGCCTTCGATATGAACTGCGTCGGACACCAATCGCCGGGATTGTGGGCGCATCCGGATGACCGATCCTATACCTACAAGGATCTGGATTACTGGCAAAATCTGGCCCGCACCCTGGAGCGCGGAATTTTTGATGGTATCTTCATTGCCGACGTGATCGGCTATTACGATGTCTATAAAGGCTCCAATTTCCATGCCATCCAGCAGGCGGCGCAAATTCCGGTCAACGATCCGTTGCAACTGGCGGCTCCCATTGCATTAGCCACCGAGCATCTGGGCATTGGTATCACCGCGTCAACCTCGTTTGAGCACCCCTATACGTTTGCCCGCAGGCTTGCCACGGCGGACCACCATACGAAAGGTCGGGTGGGGTGGAACATTGTCACGTCCTATCTCGAAAGCGGTGCCAAGAATGTAGGCCAATCCGGGCTTAAACGCCATGATAACCGCTATGAAATCGCCAATGAATATCTGGAGGTGATCTACAAGCTGCTGGAAGGCAGCTGGGAAGAGGGTGCTATAGTCCGTGATCCAAAGGGGCGGGTTTTCACCGATCCGGCCAAGGTTCATGAAATCGGCCACAAGGGCAAACATTTCGATGTTCCCGGTTATGGTTTGACCGAGCCTTCGCCACAGCGCACCCCGGTGCTGTATCAGGCAGGGGCTTCTGGTCCGGGCAAGAAATTTGCGGCTGAACACGCCGAATGCGTGTTTGTGGCTGCGCCCACCAAATCGGTGCTGAAAGCCTATGTTGCGGAGATTCGCCAGCAGGCGGCTGCCGCAGGGCGCGACCCCAAAGCCTTAAAAATCTATACGCTGATCACCATCGTCACCGATGAGACTGAAGTAAAAGCCAAGGCCAAGTTCGAAGATTACCGTCAATATGTCTCTTACGATGGCTCGCTGGTGTTCATGTCCGGCTGGAGCGGCATTGATTTTGGCCAATATGCGCCAACCGATGTGATCCAGAAGGTGGAGACCAACGCCATCCATTCGTTTGTGGAGCATATCGCCGGCGGCGACAAATCCTGGACCATTGAAGAGCTGGCAAAATTCGGCGGCATTGGTGGGCTGGGTCCAGTGTTTGTCGGCGCACCTGATCAGGTGGCCGATATTTTGCAAGAATGGGTGGCGGACACCGATGTCGATGGCTTCAACATTGCCTATGCCGTCACGCCCGGTAGCTTTGAGGATGTGGTCAATTACATTGTGCCGGAACTGCAAAAGCGCGGGGCCTATCCCACCGCCTACAAGCCCGGAACCCTACGCGAAAAGCTGTTCGGCCAAGGCCCATACTTGCCGCAAAATCATCCCGCCGATCAATACCGCGATATTGAGGCGTTCAAGGGCGCAAAGACCGCTCCGCTGGCCAACGCCAGCTAA
- a CDS encoding branched-chain amino acid ABC transporter permease → MPISVTTLLVLLVAYGILPMIGTSYLFDGILLPFLALSLAGVGLNLLTGYAGQVSLGSAAFMAVGAFACFNFDLRAGSLPLIVSILLAGLSAAAIGIVFGLPSLRLRGFYLAVSTLAAQFFVQWALTKFSWFSNDSASGVIDAPPLTLAGFTFEGPVGRYYFALIIVTLVTFLAHRLVISQTGRNFIAVRDNETAARIIGVPVLRTKLLAFAVSSFIIGIAGVLWAFAYLRTVEPAGFNLDRSFQVLFIIIIGGLASLRGAFFGAALIVVFPVVLSRFGGFVFGDLFDSGVLDMTQRIVLGALIILFLILEPDGLAALVDRIRKRFGVPVWPA, encoded by the coding sequence ATGCCGATTTCTGTCACCACCCTGCTTGTGCTTTTGGTGGCCTATGGCATTCTTCCCATGATCGGCACGAGCTACCTGTTCGATGGTATCCTGTTGCCCTTTCTGGCTCTTAGCCTCGCAGGGGTCGGGCTTAATCTGCTGACCGGTTATGCAGGCCAGGTGTCGCTTGGCAGCGCCGCATTCATGGCGGTTGGCGCGTTTGCCTGCTTCAATTTTGACCTGCGGGCCGGTTCGCTGCCGCTTATCGTCAGCATCCTGCTCGCAGGCCTATCCGCCGCGGCCATTGGCATCGTCTTCGGCTTGCCAAGCCTGAGGCTGCGCGGCTTCTATCTTGCGGTTTCCACCCTCGCTGCACAGTTCTTCGTGCAATGGGCGCTGACGAAATTCAGCTGGTTTTCCAACGATAGCGCTTCGGGCGTCATCGATGCGCCGCCGCTGACGCTTGCCGGTTTTACCTTCGAAGGACCGGTCGGACGCTACTATTTTGCGCTGATCATCGTCACACTCGTCACCTTTCTCGCCCATCGGCTGGTGATCTCTCAAACGGGTCGCAATTTCATTGCGGTGCGAGATAACGAAACGGCGGCGCGTATTATCGGCGTTCCGGTGTTACGCACCAAGCTTCTGGCTTTTGCCGTGTCGTCCTTCATCATTGGCATCGCCGGTGTGCTCTGGGCCTTTGCCTATCTGCGTACTGTCGAGCCAGCGGGCTTCAACCTGGATCGTTCGTTCCAGGTGCTGTTCATCATCATCATTGGCGGTCTTGCCTCGCTGCGCGGCGCCTTTTTCGGGGCGGCCTTGATCGTGGTGTTTCCGGTGGTGCTGTCACGGTTTGGGGGCTTCGTCTTTGGTGACCTGTTCGATAGCGGCGTGCTCGATATGACACAGCGCATCGTGCTTGGCGCACTCATCATTCTTTTCCTGATCCTTGAGCCGGATGGGCTTGCCGCCCTTGTCGACAGGATCCGAAAACGCTTCGGCGTGCCGGTTTGGCCAGCCTGA
- a CDS encoding methyl-accepting chemotaxis protein gives MTLSIRNVLISVFALLSLMLNVLVGNSMLNSYRTYQVNAEISELTGFDKALFKALLAFRSERGDSASALSISIADGGGSVQSVQKNRAVVDAGMNEAKAIAGGITATELSAPIATVLATYEKVATYRKTIDAELTKPLEARDASITKASMDLGGTFLADLEKASEAAEGRMRTLDAAMMPMIQIRAYAWSTRALGGGSALILNNAVTSGQQISAENQAKLAVSDANVAYAWKAVRVLVDHRDTPQAIQDGFKVADTAYFTGDYAKMRADVIAKLSAGEKSPLTIDQWRAPTTAALGKVADIASLAMDTLNANAVTAKSAALTQTLSFLALFLLVLALGIIGLAVIVHKVIRPIGALTRCMGALADGDLSVVVPGAKRRDEMGEMARSVEVFQIAAIRNKELEANAEENRRIAERDRIETQRRIEAEAEERLTRATGALASGLQKLASGDMLCEISEEFAPRFEELRQDFNASVSQLRTTLLAVGGSALAVSGGSSEISHASDDLAKRTEQQAASLEETAAALEEITANVRATSKRTGEARDLVRDTKSRAEQSGVVVNNAVTAMERIEHASRQIGQIIGVIDEIAFQTNLLALNAGVEAARAGEAGKGFAVVAQEVRELAQRSANAAKEIKSLVSNSEVAVSEGVKLVNDTGEGLTAIASLVQSINRHMDAIATAAQEQSVGLGEVNTAVNHMDQATQQNAAMVEEMNAAGAGLAQESGKLAELLGQFRTGDNRQAGHAPTARAPARPATRPATPSRQTYATQGNVALKGESWEEF, from the coding sequence ATGACGCTCTCCATCAGAAATGTGCTCATTAGCGTTTTCGCCCTGCTCAGCCTTATGCTGAATGTGTTGGTTGGAAATTCAATGCTGAATTCGTACCGCACCTATCAGGTCAATGCCGAAATTTCGGAACTGACGGGTTTTGACAAGGCGTTGTTCAAGGCGCTTTTGGCATTTCGCAGCGAGCGCGGCGACAGCGCCTCCGCCCTGTCGATTTCCATTGCCGATGGTGGTGGCTCCGTCCAATCGGTGCAGAAAAACCGGGCGGTTGTCGATGCCGGTATGAATGAGGCAAAAGCGATCGCTGGAGGGATCACGGCTACCGAATTGTCGGCGCCGATCGCAACGGTGTTAGCCACGTATGAAAAAGTCGCGACCTATCGCAAAACCATTGATGCCGAGCTGACAAAGCCGCTCGAGGCTCGTGACGCAAGCATCACCAAGGCGTCAATGGATCTGGGCGGGACTTTCCTGGCCGATCTTGAAAAGGCGTCCGAGGCTGCGGAAGGCCGCATGCGCACGCTCGATGCAGCGATGATGCCAATGATCCAGATACGCGCCTATGCATGGTCGACCCGTGCCCTTGGTGGCGGCAGCGCCCTGATCCTCAATAACGCGGTGACGTCTGGCCAGCAGATTTCGGCTGAGAACCAGGCCAAATTGGCCGTGTCGGACGCCAATGTCGCCTATGCCTGGAAAGCTGTTCGGGTGCTTGTCGATCATAGGGATACGCCCCAGGCCATCCAGGATGGTTTCAAGGTCGCTGACACAGCGTATTTTACCGGCGACTACGCCAAAATGCGCGCAGACGTGATTGCCAAACTGAGCGCCGGCGAAAAGTCACCGCTGACAATCGATCAATGGAGAGCGCCGACCACGGCTGCCCTGGGGAAGGTTGCCGATATCGCATCGCTTGCCATGGATACGTTGAACGCCAATGCCGTAACGGCCAAGTCTGCCGCGCTGACCCAGACACTATCGTTCCTGGCGCTCTTCCTGTTGGTGCTGGCGCTCGGCATCATCGGCTTGGCCGTCATCGTGCATAAGGTCATTCGCCCGATCGGCGCGCTGACACGTTGCATGGGCGCACTGGCCGACGGCGACCTGTCGGTCGTCGTGCCCGGCGCCAAACGCCGGGACGAAATGGGCGAAATGGCGCGCTCCGTGGAAGTGTTCCAGATTGCAGCCATCCGCAACAAGGAGCTGGAGGCCAACGCCGAGGAAAACCGCAGGATCGCCGAGCGCGACCGCATCGAGACGCAGCGCCGTATCGAAGCGGAAGCCGAGGAGCGACTGACCCGCGCCACCGGCGCGCTGGCGAGCGGTCTGCAGAAACTTGCCTCCGGTGATATGCTCTGCGAGATTTCCGAGGAGTTTGCGCCGCGCTTCGAGGAGTTGCGCCAGGACTTTAACGCCTCCGTCAGCCAGTTGCGCACCACACTTCTGGCGGTCGGCGGCTCGGCCTTGGCCGTATCAGGTGGCAGCAGCGAAATCTCGCATGCCTCGGACGACCTGGCCAAGCGAACCGAGCAGCAGGCTGCTTCGCTCGAAGAGACCGCCGCAGCCCTGGAGGAAATCACCGCCAATGTGAGAGCAACCTCGAAGCGAACCGGCGAGGCCCGCGATCTGGTGCGTGACACCAAAAGCCGTGCGGAGCAATCGGGCGTCGTCGTCAATAATGCTGTCACGGCGATGGAGCGCATTGAACACGCCTCCCGCCAGATCGGCCAGATCATCGGCGTAATTGATGAGATTGCCTTCCAGACCAATCTGCTGGCATTGAATGCCGGGGTGGAAGCCGCCCGCGCCGGTGAGGCAGGCAAGGGCTTTGCCGTCGTCGCCCAGGAAGTCCGTGAACTGGCGCAACGTTCGGCCAACGCCGCCAAGGAAATCAAATCGCTGGTCTCCAATTCGGAAGTCGCAGTTAGCGAAGGTGTCAAATTGGTCAACGATACCGGCGAAGGGTTGACGGCAATCGCCAGCCTCGTCCAATCGATCAATCGGCATATGGATGCGATTGCCACGGCAGCGCAGGAACAGTCCGTGGGGCTTGGCGAAGTCAATACCGCTGTCAACCATATGGACCAGGCAACACAGCAGAACGCGGCCATGGTCGAAGAAATGAACGCCGCCGGCGCTGGCCTGGCCCAGGAAAGCGGCAAGCTTGCCGAATTGCTCGGCCAGTTCCGCACGGGAGATAACCGTCAGGCCGGACACGCGCCCACGGCACGCGCACCTGCCAGACCGGCAACTCGTCCCGCCACACCTTCACGCCAGACCTATGCCACACAGGGCAATGTGGCGCTGAAGGGCGAGAGTTGGGAAGAGTTCTGA
- a CDS encoding ABC transporter substrate-binding protein: MSILSKFKATALVIGISLSVALPVAHADEQYFPLQSYRVGPYAAGGTGFFGGFIDYLNLINTRDGGVNGVKLTWSEAETQYEVERGVEAYERLKSNPNVAAWNPLSVGIAYAMIDRITADKTPLITINHGRTDSTDGRVFPYVFPLLLNPYSETSGIVNYIGSKLGGIENLKGKKIVVLYHGSPYGKETIPIYELLAKKYGFDVQQIEVPHPGNEQQAQWLTIRRAKPDYVVLRGWGVMNPVALKTAAKTGFPVDHIIGNVWSNSEEDVIPAGDAAKGYTAITTQASGAEYPVVKEIVKTLYDSGKGNLEDKKRIGSVYHNLGIVNGILNVEAIRIAQAKFGKRTLTGDEVRWGFEHLQLDQKRVEELGAKDLFHSINVTWDNHEGNGYVTFQQWDGKKWNVVSDWIAPDWALLRPIIEKSSEAYAKDKGIKIRTAADADGVTN, translated from the coding sequence ATGAGCATTCTTTCGAAATTCAAAGCCACGGCATTGGTGATCGGCATCTCATTGAGTGTCGCGCTTCCCGTAGCCCATGCCGACGAGCAGTATTTCCCCTTGCAGAGCTACCGCGTCGGTCCCTATGCCGCAGGCGGAACCGGTTTCTTTGGTGGGTTCATCGACTATCTCAACCTGATCAACACGCGTGATGGCGGCGTCAATGGCGTCAAACTCACCTGGTCGGAAGCCGAAACCCAATACGAGGTCGAGCGCGGCGTCGAAGCTTATGAGCGCCTGAAAAGCAATCCGAACGTCGCCGCCTGGAACCCGCTATCCGTGGGCATCGCCTATGCGATGATCGACCGCATTACCGCCGACAAGACACCGTTGATTACCATCAACCACGGTCGCACGGATTCCACCGATGGCCGCGTATTTCCCTATGTTTTCCCCTTGTTGCTCAATCCCTATAGCGAAACCTCCGGCATCGTGAACTATATCGGCTCAAAGCTGGGCGGGATCGAAAACCTCAAGGGCAAGAAGATCGTGGTTCTCTATCACGGCTCGCCTTACGGCAAGGAAACCATTCCGATCTATGAATTGCTGGCCAAGAAATACGGTTTCGATGTCCAGCAGATCGAGGTGCCGCATCCGGGTAACGAACAACAGGCCCAATGGCTCACCATTCGTCGCGCCAAACCTGATTATGTCGTGCTGCGTGGCTGGGGCGTGATGAACCCGGTGGCCCTGAAAACAGCCGCCAAGACTGGCTTTCCGGTCGACCATATCATTGGCAATGTCTGGTCCAATTCTGAAGAGGATGTGATCCCGGCAGGCGATGCCGCCAAAGGCTATACCGCCATCACCACCCAGGCGTCCGGCGCGGAATATCCAGTCGTCAAGGAAATCGTCAAGACGCTTTATGATAGTGGCAAGGGCAATCTGGAAGACAAAAAACGCATCGGCTCCGTCTATCACAACCTGGGTATCGTCAATGGCATCCTGAATGTCGAGGCGATCCGCATCGCGCAGGCAAAATTCGGCAAACGCACGCTGACCGGCGACGAAGTGCGCTGGGGCTTCGAACATTTGCAACTGGACCAGAAGCGCGTTGAGGAACTTGGGGCCAAAGACCTGTTTCACTCCATCAATGTCACCTGGGACAATCACGAGGGCAATGGCTATGTGACCTTCCAGCAATGGGACGGCAAGAAATGGAACGTCGTGTCCGATTGGATCGCACCGGATTGGGCATTGCTGCGGCCGATCATTGAAAAGTCCTCCGAGGCTTATGCCAAGGATAAAGGCATCAAGATCCGCACGGCTGCCGATGCGGATGGTGTTACCAATTAA
- a CDS encoding ABC transporter ATP-binding protein, with protein MTIAVQEARSGAISPADLRVSGGDIVAVSGAAVSSNALALSEITLSFGGVVALSDIDLEVRKGEIRAIIGPNGAGKSSIINVISGLYPPDHGRVSIGEHHFSRVPTQRLAQLGIARTFQNLALFRGLSVLDNVMAGRVYRNRSSFVEQIIGYRRAAREQADARDRSVAILDFLHLTDLRDRLAGTLPYGLQKRVELARALVAEPDILLLDEPMAGMTATEKNEMAHYVRAARDEFGTTVVLIEHDIGVVMGLSDHVAVLDYGRKIADGTPAEISADQKVIDAYLGVAPENEDGDGI; from the coding sequence ATGACGATTGCTGTGCAGGAGGCTCGCTCTGGTGCTATTTCTCCGGCTGATCTGCGCGTATCAGGGGGTGATATTGTTGCCGTCAGCGGCGCGGCTGTTTCCTCAAATGCCTTGGCCCTCTCAGAGATCACCCTGTCTTTCGGGGGCGTTGTGGCGCTCAGCGATATTGATCTTGAGGTGAGGAAAGGTGAAATTCGCGCCATCATCGGCCCGAACGGCGCCGGTAAGAGCTCCATCATCAACGTGATCAGCGGTCTCTATCCGCCCGATCACGGACGCGTTTCCATCGGTGAACACCATTTCAGCCGTGTGCCGACCCAGAGATTGGCGCAGCTTGGTATTGCCAGAACCTTTCAAAACCTGGCCCTGTTTAGGGGGTTGAGTGTTCTTGACAATGTCATGGCGGGCCGAGTTTACCGCAATAGATCCAGTTTTGTGGAACAGATCATCGGCTATCGCAGGGCTGCCCGTGAACAGGCAGACGCCCGTGACAGATCGGTGGCAATTCTCGATTTTCTGCATCTCACCGACCTCAGGGATCGCCTCGCGGGTACGTTACCTTACGGTTTGCAAAAGCGGGTCGAGCTTGCCCGTGCGTTGGTCGCAGAACCAGACATCTTGCTGCTGGACGAACCAATGGCAGGCATGACAGCCACTGAGAAAAACGAAATGGCGCATTATGTGCGTGCCGCACGGGATGAGTTTGGCACCACTGTGGTGTTGATCGAACACGATATTGGCGTCGTTATGGGCCTTTCCGATCATGTGGCGGTGCTGGATTACGGGCGGAAAATTGCCGATGGCACACCAGCGGAAATTTCCGCCGATCAGAAAGTCATTGATGCCTATCTCGGTGTAGCACCGGAGAATGAAGACGGAGATGGTATTTGA
- a CDS encoding branched-chain amino acid ABC transporter permease, protein MADFDGLFFTEVLVGGLLSGVMYSLVAIGFVLIYKTSGVLNFAQGAMLLFAALTFVSLTERGFGFPLAFLVTFAVMILLGIGIERTVLRPLTNKPPITMFMATLGLSYMIEGAAQLLWGTQVHGLDLGIEDVPFDIAGVFISKFDIFAAVVALGLVVALSLFFRYTRIGLGFRAVADDPFAALAVGLKLPWIWASVWAAAGLVALVAGLLWGARSGVQFSLSLIVLKALPVLVLGGFDSILGAIIGGLLIGASEKLAEVYIGAYFGGGIEGWFAYVIALLFLLVRPSGLFGQKLVERV, encoded by the coding sequence ATGGCCGATTTTGACGGATTGTTTTTTACCGAAGTGCTTGTCGGCGGATTGCTGTCCGGCGTGATGTATTCGCTCGTGGCGATCGGTTTCGTGCTGATTTACAAGACATCGGGTGTTTTGAACTTTGCACAGGGCGCCATGCTGCTGTTTGCAGCGCTGACCTTCGTCAGCCTCACGGAGCGCGGGTTTGGCTTTCCGCTCGCCTTTCTGGTTACCTTCGCCGTCATGATCCTGCTTGGCATTGGCATTGAGCGGACGGTCCTTCGCCCGCTTACCAACAAGCCGCCGATTACGATGTTCATGGCCACGCTTGGTCTGTCCTACATGATTGAAGGGGCAGCCCAATTGCTCTGGGGTACGCAGGTGCATGGTCTTGATCTGGGCATTGAGGATGTTCCGTTCGATATCGCCGGCGTGTTCATCAGCAAGTTCGATATTTTCGCAGCTGTCGTCGCCCTTGGGCTTGTTGTCGCCCTCTCCTTGTTCTTTCGCTATACCCGCATTGGACTTGGTTTCCGTGCGGTCGCCGATGATCCGTTTGCGGCTCTTGCCGTGGGCCTCAAACTTCCCTGGATCTGGGCAAGTGTGTGGGCCGCCGCCGGGCTTGTCGCGCTGGTTGCCGGGCTCTTATGGGGCGCGCGCTCCGGTGTGCAGTTTTCCTTATCCCTGATCGTGCTGAAAGCGCTTCCCGTGCTGGTCCTGGGCGGTTTTGATTCCATCCTGGGGGCCATTATCGGCGGGCTGCTGATTGGCGCTTCGGAGAAGTTGGCGGAAGTTTATATCGGCGCCTATTTCGGCGGTGGGATTGAAGGTTGGTTCGCCTATGTGATTGCACTGCTGTTTTTGCTTGTGCGTCCGTCCGGTCTCTTCGGCCAAAAGCTCGTGGAAAGGGTTTAA
- a CDS encoding LLM class flavin-dependent oxidoreductase: MSPRKQIILNAFNMNCVGHINHGLWAHPRDRSHDYKSLRYWTDLARTLERGLFDGLFLADIVGVYDIYQNSVDLTLRESIQLPVNDPMLLVSGMAAVTDNLGFGITVNTSVEAPYTFARKISTLDHLTSGRIGWNIVTGYLDSAAKALGKSGMTEHDTRYDQADDYMDLLYKLWEGSWEEGAVRLDKQARIYADPARVHKVQHHGPYYQSEGYHLSEPSIQRTPVLYQAGTSGRGRKFAARHAECVFIGATDKAAARKTSQALREEVVAAGRHPDDIKIFLGVTVVTDKSREAAADKLADYRRYASPEAGLAHFSAGSGIDLSRYDLDDPIQYGPTNAIQSVTQLAKQKNWTKRQLLNELSIGGRYPLITGAPGEVAEELMSWMDEGDIDGFNLTRTVTPESYEDFIEFVVPELQSRGAYKTGYGDGSLRHRLFGEGNRLPARHVGSHYRHSER; this comes from the coding sequence ATGTCCCCCAGAAAACAAATCATTCTCAATGCCTTCAATATGAATTGCGTGGGGCATATCAATCACGGGCTATGGGCGCATCCCCGCGACCGTTCGCATGATTATAAATCTCTGCGCTACTGGACCGATCTGGCCCGCACTCTGGAGCGCGGCCTGTTCGATGGGCTGTTTCTCGCCGATATTGTCGGGGTCTACGATATTTACCAGAACTCGGTCGATCTGACATTGCGGGAATCGATCCAGCTACCGGTCAACGATCCGATGTTGCTGGTGTCGGGCATGGCGGCCGTGACCGACAATCTTGGCTTCGGCATTACCGTGAACACCAGTGTCGAGGCGCCCTATACCTTTGCCAGGAAAATCTCGACGCTCGATCATCTCACCTCAGGCCGGATCGGCTGGAACATCGTCACCGGTTATCTCGACAGCGCCGCCAAGGCATTGGGCAAGAGTGGCATGACAGAGCATGATACCCGCTACGACCAGGCCGATGACTATATGGACCTGCTCTATAAGCTTTGGGAGGGGAGTTGGGAGGAGGGGGCCGTACGCCTCGACAAGCAGGCGCGGATCTACGCCGATCCTGCCAGGGTTCACAAGGTTCAGCACCATGGCCCCTATTACCAGTCCGAGGGCTACCATTTGTCTGAGCCCTCTATCCAGCGCACGCCGGTACTCTATCAGGCTGGCACATCGGGTCGGGGCCGAAAATTTGCCGCGCGTCACGCCGAATGCGTGTTTATCGGCGCAACGGACAAGGCGGCAGCGCGTAAAACCTCCCAGGCTCTGCGGGAAGAGGTAGTTGCCGCAGGTCGCCACCCTGACGACATCAAGATCTTTCTCGGTGTTACTGTCGTGACCGACAAAAGCCGGGAAGCCGCCGCCGACAAGCTGGCGGACTACCGCCGCTATGCCAGCCCGGAAGCGGGCCTGGCGCATTTTTCGGCCGGAAGCGGCATCGATCTCTCCCGCTACGATCTTGATGACCCTATCCAGTACGGCCCCACCAACGCTATCCAGTCCGTCACGCAGCTTGCCAAACAGAAGAACTGGACCAAGCGGCAATTGTTGAACGAGCTTTCCATTGGCGGGCGCTATCCGCTGATTACCGGCGCGCCCGGTGAGGTGGCAGAGGAACTGATGTCCTGGATGGATGAGGGCGATATCGATGGTTTCAATCTCACCCGCACCGTGACGCCGGAAAGCTACGAGGATTTTATCGAGTTTGTGGTGCCGGAATTGCAAAGCAGGGGCGCTTACAAGACAGGCTATGGCGACGGTTCCTTGCGACACCGGCTGTTTGGTGAAGGTAACCGGCTTCCCGCCCGCCATGTCGGCAGCCACTATCGCCACTCGGAAAGGTAG